One region of Malania oleifera isolate guangnan ecotype guangnan chromosome 6, ASM2987363v1, whole genome shotgun sequence genomic DNA includes:
- the LOC131157243 gene encoding uncharacterized protein LOC131157243, protein MTGEAVNPKAYPLADAQMTITILDLVQQAANYKQLKKGANEATKTLNRGISEFIVMAADTEPLEILLHLPLLAEDKNVPYVFVPSKQALGRACGVTRPVIACSVTSNEGSQLKSQIQQLKDAIEKLLI, encoded by the exons ATG ACAGGCGAAGCAGTGAATCCAAAAGCGTACCCGCTGGCCGATGCCCAGATGACGATAACCATCCTGGATCTTGTTCAGCAAGCTGCCAATTACAAGCAGCTCAAAAAGGGTGCTAATGAAG CGACGAAGACGCTCAACAGGGGTATATCCGAGTTTATAGTGATGGCTGCTGACACTGAACCTCTTGAAATACTTCTCCATCTTCCCTTACTTGCTGAAGATAAG AATGTGCCGTATGTATTTGTCCCTTCTAAGCAAGCTCTTGGCAGAGCATGTGGAGTTACAAGACCTGTCATTGCTTGTTCTGTGACTAGCAATGAAGGAAGCCAATTAAAGTCCCAAATACAACAACTCAAG GACGCCATTGAGAAGCTCTTGATCTAA